The following proteins come from a genomic window of Streptomyces sp. NBC_00539:
- a CDS encoding gamma-glutamyl-gamma-aminobutyrate hydrolase family protein, with product MPRPLIGITTYVEESTRYGVWDLATSLVPSGYYELVQAAGGTAVLLPPDDPSRAGEVLGRVDGLVIAGGPDVDPVRYGAARDPRTGAPATVRDTWELALIGAALTSGAPLLGICRGMQALNVALGGTLIQHIDGHVHTPGVTSWHPVRPVPGTRYAALVPEEAEVPTYHHQAVDRLGEGLVVSAHALDGTVEAIELPDPDRWVVGVQWHPERDKDTRVMAALIDAAAEFNLTTPAPALTPATV from the coding sequence GTGCCCAGGCCGCTCATCGGCATCACCACCTATGTGGAGGAGTCCACCCGCTACGGCGTGTGGGACCTCGCCACGTCCCTCGTCCCCTCCGGGTACTACGAACTCGTCCAGGCCGCGGGCGGTACGGCCGTACTGCTGCCCCCGGACGACCCGTCCCGGGCGGGGGAGGTACTGGGCCGGGTGGACGGCCTGGTCATCGCGGGCGGCCCGGACGTGGACCCGGTGCGCTACGGCGCGGCCCGCGATCCGCGTACGGGCGCCCCCGCGACGGTCCGCGACACGTGGGAGCTCGCGCTGATCGGGGCCGCGCTGACGTCCGGCGCCCCGCTGCTCGGCATCTGCCGGGGCATGCAGGCGCTGAACGTGGCCCTGGGCGGCACGCTGATCCAGCACATCGACGGCCACGTGCACACCCCGGGCGTCACCTCCTGGCACCCGGTCCGACCGGTCCCCGGCACCCGCTACGCGGCGCTGGTCCCCGAGGAGGCGGAGGTCCCGACCTACCACCACCAGGCGGTGGACCGCCTCGGCGAGGGGCTGGTCGTGTCGGCGCACGCGCTGGACGGCACGGTCGAGGCCATCGAACTCCCGGATCCGGACCGCTGGGTGGTGGGCGTCCAGTGGCACCCGGAGCGCGACAAGGACACCCGCGTGATGGCGGCCCTGATCGACGCGGCGGCGGAGTTCAACCTCACCACCCCCGCCCCGGCGCTGACCCCGGCGACGGTGTAA
- the eat gene encoding ethanolamine permease, whose protein sequence is MADDIEARLTAAPATTKAPQAPDTYLERRTLRRGSAGWLLLTGLGVAYVVSGDFSGWNVGLAQGGFGGLAIATALMGAMYACLVFSLAELSAILPTAGGGYGFARRALGTWGGFLTGTAILIEYILAPAAISIFIGDYVESLHLLGLTSGWPVYLACFAVFIGIHLWGVGEALRFSLVVTAVAVLALVVFALGAFTEFDPSRLDDIAVDTSAAGASSWLPLGFLGIWAAFPFGMWFFLGVEGVPLAAEEAKDPVRSMPRALSISMGILVLLALMTFLASTGARGADAIKDAGNPLVVALEGDPGLSWLKTFVNYAGLAGLVASFFSLIYAGSRQLFALSRAGYLPRFLSLTSKRKAPYLGLLIPGAIGFALAAATGNGPRMLNIAVFGATISYALMALSHIVLRRREPDLERPYRTPGGAVTSSVAFVLALSALVATFLVDKDAAFIALAVYAVALAYFAFYSRHRLVASAPEEEFAALAEAEAELTRD, encoded by the coding sequence ATGGCCGACGACATCGAGGCCCGGCTGACCGCCGCGCCCGCAACCACCAAGGCCCCGCAGGCCCCGGACACGTACCTGGAGCGCCGCACGCTGCGCCGCGGCAGCGCCGGCTGGCTGCTGCTCACCGGCCTCGGCGTCGCCTACGTCGTCTCGGGCGACTTCTCCGGCTGGAACGTCGGTCTCGCCCAGGGCGGGTTCGGCGGTCTCGCCATCGCGACGGCCCTGATGGGCGCGATGTACGCCTGCCTGGTGTTCTCGCTCGCGGAGCTGTCGGCCATCTTGCCCACGGCGGGCGGCGGTTACGGCTTCGCCCGCCGGGCGCTGGGCACCTGGGGCGGCTTCCTCACCGGCACGGCCATCCTCATCGAGTACATCCTGGCGCCCGCCGCGATCTCCATCTTCATCGGCGACTACGTCGAGTCGCTCCACCTCCTCGGCCTGACCTCCGGCTGGCCCGTCTACCTCGCCTGCTTCGCCGTGTTCATCGGCATCCACCTGTGGGGGGTGGGCGAGGCCCTGCGCTTCTCGCTCGTCGTCACCGCCGTCGCCGTGCTCGCCCTGGTCGTCTTCGCGCTGGGCGCCTTCACCGAGTTCGACCCGTCCCGCCTCGACGACATCGCCGTCGACACCAGCGCCGCGGGCGCGAGTTCGTGGCTGCCGCTCGGCTTCCTCGGCATCTGGGCCGCGTTCCCCTTCGGGATGTGGTTCTTCCTCGGGGTGGAAGGCGTTCCGCTGGCGGCCGAGGAGGCCAAGGACCCGGTGCGCTCGATGCCCCGCGCACTGTCGATCTCGATGGGCATCCTCGTCCTGCTGGCCCTGATGACGTTCCTGGCCTCCACCGGCGCGCGCGGCGCGGACGCCATCAAGGACGCGGGCAACCCGCTGGTCGTCGCACTGGAGGGCGACCCGGGGCTGTCCTGGCTCAAGACCTTCGTCAACTACGCCGGTCTGGCCGGGCTCGTGGCCTCCTTCTTCTCGCTCATCTACGCGGGCTCCCGTCAGCTCTTCGCGCTGTCGCGGGCCGGCTACCTGCCGCGATTCCTGTCCCTCACCTCGAAGCGCAAGGCCCCCTACCTGGGCCTGCTGATCCCCGGTGCGATCGGTTTCGCCCTGGCCGCCGCCACCGGGAACGGCCCGCGCATGCTGAACATCGCGGTGTTCGGCGCGACCATCTCCTACGCCCTGATGGCCCTGTCCCACATCGTGCTGCGCCGCCGCGAGCCGGACCTGGAGCGCCCGTACCGCACGCCGGGCGGGGCCGTCACCTCCTCGGTGGCGTTCGTGCTGGCCCTGTCGGCGCTGGTCGCCACCTTCCTGGTGGACAAGGACGCGGCGTTCATCGCGCTGGCCGTCTACGCCGTCGCCCTCGCCTACTTCGCCTTCTACAGCCGCCACCGTCTCGTCGCCTCCGCACCCGAGGAGGAGTTCGCTGCGCTGGCCGAAGCCGAGGCGGAATTGACCCGCGACTGA
- a CDS encoding FadR/GntR family transcriptional regulator has translation MTDTASEGDAIARLNPVLRQVRAGNGFEEALEQILQVVRLGLVPGGERLPPERELAERMGISRVTLREVLKVLQDQGLVEARRGRYGGTFVRARPDTPAGGAEQELRRRVAGVDIEDALRFREVLEVGAAGLCASHGLTEEGTERLLGALAATHDAPLQEYRRQDTLFHLTLCELAGSPTLTAQYAAVRATVNDLLDCIPLLVRNLEHSQQQHTALVEAVLERDAESARETMREHCCGTAALLRGFLA, from the coding sequence CAACGGTTTCGAGGAGGCGCTGGAGCAGATCCTCCAGGTGGTCCGGCTGGGTCTGGTGCCGGGCGGGGAACGACTGCCGCCCGAGCGGGAGTTGGCCGAGCGGATGGGCATCAGCCGGGTCACGCTGCGCGAGGTACTGAAAGTACTCCAGGACCAGGGCCTGGTGGAGGCGCGGCGCGGCCGCTACGGCGGGACGTTCGTACGGGCGCGCCCGGACACGCCGGCCGGCGGCGCCGAGCAGGAGCTGCGGCGCCGGGTGGCGGGGGTGGACATCGAGGACGCGCTGCGGTTCCGCGAGGTACTCGAAGTGGGCGCGGCCGGCCTGTGCGCCTCGCACGGGCTCACCGAGGAGGGCACGGAGCGGCTGCTCGGCGCCCTCGCGGCCACCCACGACGCCCCGCTCCAGGAGTACCGCCGCCAGGACACCCTGTTCCACCTCACCCTGTGCGAACTGGCCGGTTCCCCCACTCTGACGGCCCAGTACGCAGCCGTCCGGGCCACCGTCAACGACCTGCTGGACTGCATCCCGCTGCTGGTGCGCAACCTCGAACACTCGCAGCAGCAGCACACCGCGCTCGTCGAGGCGGTGCTGGAGCGGGACGCCGAATCGGCCCGCGAGACGATGCGCGAGCACTGCTGCGGCACGGCCGCGCTGCTGCGGGGCTTCCTGGCGTGA